AGGCTGTGGGGCACCCCGGCGCAGCGGTGGCGGACCACCAGGATGTTGGCGCCCATCGCCACGTAGGTGCGGGCGGTGTCCAGCAGGCTCTCCCCCTTGCTCAGGGAGCTCGACGACGGCGAGAAGCTCTGCACCTCCGCCGAGAGCCGTTTAGCGGCCAGCTCGAAGCTGCTGCGCGTGCGGGTGCTGGGCTCGAAGAACAGGCTGGTCATCAGCCGGCCCTGGAGGGCGGGCAAGCGGCGCGCACCGGCCACCGGCAGGGCCCGGAAGCGCTGGGCCAGTTCGAGAAGGGTGGCGAAGTCGTCGACCGAGAAGGTCGCCAGGTCCAGCACGTGGCGGTGACTCCAGCCGCTCAAGGCGTTCTGCTCCCGTCGAACGCCCCAACCGTAGAGGCCAGCAGGGCGGCGAGCCGATCGTGTCGGGGCGTGCGATCGCCGCGGGCCCGCCGGCTGACACTGCGGCTGGCGCGCAGGTACCAGCGCCAGGGCAGCTCCTGCCCCTGGGAGACGCCGATGCGCTGCGTCTGCAGCAGCAGCGCCTCCCCCTGCGGCCCTGGCCCCTCCAGCAGCGCCGCCACCTCGGGCAGCCGCGGGGCCAGCCACAGGCCTGAAGCCGGCTCGGCGATCCGGCCGTCCTGACGGCGGTCGATGGCGAAGCGGCGGGCTAGCAGGCCGGGGCCGGCCGCCGCCCGCTCCGGTGCCCCCGGCAGGGCAGCCGCCCGCAGCAGCACCCCGTTGGCCCAGTCCCGCCGGCCGGTGACCACGTTGACGCAGTGGTGCACGCCGTAGGTCAGGTAGACGTAGAACCGGCCGGGCTCCCCGAACAGGGTGTCGTTGCTGGCCGAGCGGCGGCGGTGGCCATGGCAGGCCGGCTCGCTCTGGCAGTAGGCCTCGGTTTCGACGATCACGCCCCACAGCAGGGCGCCCGAGGCCTGGCGCCGCAGCAGCAGGCAGCCGATGAGCTCCGGGGCCACCAGCTCGGCGGGGCGGGGGAAGAAGGACGGGGGGAGGGGAGGAACCGGAGGGTCGTGGCAGCTGGTCACCATGGGGCGGCCTCCGGCCGAGTCTGCAGCCAGGTCGCTGGCTTTTCCGTTGCGTTCTGCATCCCGTGTCCCTTGGTACGGCAGGGAGGGACTCGGCTGGCTTAACCAGGTCTTAACCAAGGGATAACGTTCGGCGGCCATGGCGAAGCGCTACTCCATTCTCGATCGGCTGCGCTTCACCCGGACAGGCCTGAAGGCTCGCCTCGATTACCTGAAGTCCAGGTACATCTTTGTGCATGTCCCCCGGTGCGGAGGCACCTATGCCGCCACCCTGATTCACGGCCGCCCCCTCGGGCACCTCTATGCCGATTTCATCCGGCGCCAGCTGCTGGGCGATCGCCTCTATGCCGCCCGAACGTCCGTCGCCTTTGTTCGCTGTCCCGTCGAGCGGCTGATTTCGGCCTACTGCTTCTCGCTTCGCGGCGGCACCGAGCTGGTGTCCCAGTTTCCGCTGCACAGGCCTCCCCGCTGGGCCCTGACGGACTTTCGGACCTTCTGTGAGGACTGGCTGTTTCAGCAGAGCCTGCATCGGGTCGATTTCATCTTCCGGCCCCAGAGCTGGTGGCTGTTCGACGAATCCGGCCACATGATCGTTGATGAGGTCAGCCATCTGAGCCGGCTGGATTCCTGGCTTCAGGAGAAGGGCTTCACCAGCGAAGACAGCCCGGTGAAGGTGAACGCCTCGGAGCAGGGCCTGGCCGAGGAAGCGCGCCGGGCGCTGTGTCCCTCCCTGATCGGCTCGATCCGGGATTTCTATGCCCAGGACCTCGAGCTGCTCAGCGCCCACCTCGCCTGACGCAGAACCGCCGACGGTGCGGGGAAGCGGACCGGAGGCCGGCCCAGGACGCGCTGGACGCGCCGGCGGGCCACACTGGCCTCAGCGCTGAACAGTCCTACCCCCTGATCAACGCCCTTTCCATGGAAACCGCCAGCTTCAACCTCGGCACCGTCCTGCTGGCCGTCAGCGGCCTGTTCGTGCTGACCACCCTCTTCTTCGGCACCAAGGGGGGCTATTACGACACCGACGACTACGACGGCAACGGCACCGCCCACTGAGGCCTGGCAGCCGGCGGCCATCGAGCCAGCGATCAGGAACTGCCGAGGCGTTCGGCCTCGGGACAGTCGCCGGTGGTGGGCAGGTCGTCGGCATCGGCGGAGCGGCTCACTGAAGCCAGCCGGGTGCTGACGGCTCCGATCGAGGCCAGCCGGACGCTCTCCTCCCAGCTGTGGCGCTCGTCGCCGTCCTCGTCGTCGTAGCGGAGGGTGACCAGATCGCCCTCGATCTCCACCACCAGGGCCCGCTCGATCCAGCGCTGCTGATCCAGCAGGTAGACCCAGACCGGACGCTGCTCCAGGCGAAATCGGTCGAGCTTGCGATGCAGCATCGTGACGCCGCGGATAGGGTCGATCCTAGGCAGCACGGCGCCGGCCGCCATGTTCACCATGACCCGATCGATGCCCAGCACCGCCCCAGGCCCCAGCACGGTTCCGGGCCCCGTGGCCAGCAACGAGGCGATCCGGCTGCAGCTGCGCAGCTGGCCCGAGGTGGAGGAGTACCTGACCCGCTGCCGGGGGGTGATCGTGCCGCTGGGGTCCACCGAGCAGCACGGGCCCACCGGCGCCATCGGCACCGACGCCCTCACCGCCGAGGCCGTGGCCCTGGAGGTGGGTCGCCGCACCGGGGTGCTGGTGACGCCCGCCCAGGCCTTCGGCATGGCCGAGCACCATCTGGGCTTCGCCGGCACGATCAGCCTGCAGCCGTCCACCCTGCTGGCCGTGCTCCATGACGTGGTGCTCTCGCTGGCCCGCCACGGCTTCGAGCGCATCTACGTGATCAACGGCCACGGCGGCAACATCGCCACCGCCCGGGCCGCCTTCGCCCAGGCCTACGGCACCGCCGCCGCCCGGGGGCTGCCGGGCGCCCAGCGACTGCGCTGCCGTCTGGCCAACTGGTTCACCGCCGGCCCGGTGATGCGGGAGGCCCGCGACCGCTACGGCGACCGGGAGGGGCACCATGCCACCCCCAGCGAGATCGCCCTCACCCTGCACCTGGAGCCCAGCCTCAACGCCAAGCAGCGGCCCCTGCCGGAAGCCGCCCCGGCCGGACCGATTCATGGCCCCGAGGACTTCCGCCGCCGCCATCCCGATGGCCGCATGGGCTCCGACCCGTTCCTGGCCAGCGCCGAGCATGGCGCCCGCTTCCTGGAGCTGGCGGCGGCGGCCCTGGCCGACGACCTGGCCGACTTCCTGGGGCCGGACGGGGAAGCGAGCTGAGGCAGAGAGGCCGCGGCTAGGTTCGGACGACGACGACGAGCGCGACGATGGAGCGGATCACGGCCGACGATGTGCGCAAGGTGGCCCAGCTGGCCCGCCTGGCCCTGCCCGAGGAACGGATCGCCACCTACACCATTCAGCTGGAGCGGATCCTGGATTACGTGGCCCACCTCGAGCAGGTGGACACCGAAGGGGTGCCCCCCACCACCCGGGCGGTGGAGGTGGTCAACGTCACCCGCCCCGACGCGGTGGATCCCACCCCGGTGCGCGAGGAGCTGCTCTCCCTGGCCCCCCAGCGGGAGGGGGATTTCTTCCGGGTGCCCAAGATCCTGGGCGACTGAAGCCTGGCCTCAGCGCACCGGCGAGATGGCGGTGCGGTGCAGCAGTTCGAGCACCCGCCGGCGGGCATGGCGGGTGGGCATCAGCCGGGCCAGGGGACGCAGACGGCTGCGGCGCTTCTTGTGGGAGCGCACGCCGAGAAAGATATCGTAGAGGAAGTTGAGGCTGTCGGCGCGGCTCTCGAACAATCCGAGCCGCTGGGGTGAACCCTTGGCATCGAGAATCGGCTTGGTGGCGTGATACGCCGGCTGGTACTCGAACCAGGGGATCGACGGCCAGAGATGGTGAATCAGGTGGTAGTTCTGGCCCATGATCAGCCAGTTCATCAGCCTGCTCGGGTAGACGCGGGCGTTGTGCCAGCGGTTGCGGGACTGGAAGGGCCGGTGGGGGAGGTAATCGAAGAACAGACCGAGGGTGACGCCCACCATCAGGGCCGGGGCGAACCAGCAGTTGAAGACGAACGGCAGGAAGTGATGCCGGGCGGCCGCCACCACGATCAGCACGAAGATGGTGCGGGCCAGGACCCACTCGAACAGTTCATTGTGGCGCCAGAGGCGATGGCGGAAGAAGAAGACTTCGTGATAGAAGAAGCGCGGCGCGATCAGCCACAGGGGCCCGAAGGTGCTGACGATGTGGTCGGGATCGAGCTTGGGGTCGTTGACGTGGGCGTGGTGCTGCAGATGCACCCGGGTGAACACCGGGAAACTGAAGCCCAGCAGCAGGGCCGCCCCATGGCCCATCACCGCGTTCCAGATGCGGTTGGGATGGGCGGCGTTGTGGCAGGCGTCGTGGATGACGGTGCCCTCCAGGTGCAGGGCCAGGAAGCCCAGGGCCAGCAGGGCCGGCAGGGGCCAGCCACCCACGAACCAACCCCAGATCGTCAGGGCCGCCAGGCCATAGCCCGCCAGGAACAGGCCCACCGTGGGGTTCCAGGCGGCGGGGGGATCCAGGTACTCCCTGGGGACACTGAGCCGCGGCACGGGCGTGGTCGAAGCCACGGAGGCGGACGTGGGTGCCAGCGTGTCTGTCATGACCTGGGCCAGGTCCGGATCCCCATCGGAGGCCCCAGATTACGGAAGACGCCAGGTCGGCGCGACACGGCGGCCCGGGACGGAGCGGTCATGGCTGGTTGGGGCCCAGCGGCAGGCTGCGCAGGCTGCCGGTGATGTCCACCAGGGGGAACTCGGTGGCTCCCCAGCCATCGGGGGGCAGCAGCGGCGGCGCGTCCGGGCCCGGGGCCACCGCGGCACCGGCGGCGAAGGCACCGTCGGTCCAGGCGAGCAGCAGCCCCCGCAGGGCGCCGCCGCCGTTAGCGAAGTGGGAGCGCAGGTTGAAGTGGTCGCCATCCTTGGCCAGCACAAGCCGGTGGCCGCCGCCGGCGTTGCGCGCCTCCATCGCCATGGGGCGCAGCGCCTCAGGGCCAGAGGGCACCACCCAGTCGCGGCTGCCGCTCACCAGCAGCACCCGGCCGCCCATGGCCCTGGCTGAACCCTGATCGAACAGCAGCGACATCGGCGGACTGACCGCCACCACCGCCTTGACCCGGGGGTCGGCCAGGCCGGCCTGGTCGGCGGAGCTGAGGAAACTGCACTGCAGCACCCAGCTGACATTGCGGGCCGGATTGGTGACGTCGTCGCAGAAGCGCTTGAGCAGGGCCGCACTGGGCCGGGCCCCGGCCAGCTGCAGCACCGTGGTGGCGCCGTAGGACTGGCCCATGGCCACGACGGCGTCGGTGCGGAGCCCCGCCGGCAACCCCAGGCTGCCGGCCGCGGCCGCATCGATGGCCGAGGTCATGTCCATGGGCCGCAACCGCAGATCCTCCGG
This genomic stretch from Cyanobium gracile PCC 6307 harbors:
- a CDS encoding DNA-3-methyladenine glycosylase — protein: MVTSCHDPPVPPLPPSFFPRPAELVAPELIGCLLLRRQASGALLWGVIVETEAYCQSEPACHGHRRRSASNDTLFGEPGRFYVYLTYGVHHCVNVVTGRRDWANGVLLRAAALPGAPERAAAGPGLLARRFAIDRRQDGRIAEPASGLWLAPRLPEVAALLEGPGPQGEALLLQTQRIGVSQGQELPWRWYLRASRSVSRRARGDRTPRHDRLAALLASTVGAFDGSRTP
- a CDS encoding DUF6679 family protein is translated as MLATGPGTVLGPGAVLGIDRVMVNMAAGAVLPRIDPIRGVTMLHRKLDRFRLEQRPVWVYLLDQQRWIERALVVEIEGDLVTLRYDDEDGDERHSWEESVRLASIGAVSTRLASVSRSADADDLPTTGDCPEAERLGSS
- a CDS encoding creatininase family protein; protein product: MPSTAPGPSTVPGPVASNEAIRLQLRSWPEVEEYLTRCRGVIVPLGSTEQHGPTGAIGTDALTAEAVALEVGRRTGVLVTPAQAFGMAEHHLGFAGTISLQPSTLLAVLHDVVLSLARHGFERIYVINGHGGNIATARAAFAQAYGTAAARGLPGAQRLRCRLANWFTAGPVMREARDRYGDREGHHATPSEIALTLHLEPSLNAKQRPLPEAAPAGPIHGPEDFRRRHPDGRMGSDPFLASAEHGARFLELAAAALADDLADFLGPDGEAS
- the gatC gene encoding Asp-tRNA(Asn)/Glu-tRNA(Gln) amidotransferase subunit GatC; protein product: MERITADDVRKVAQLARLALPEERIATYTIQLERILDYVAHLEQVDTEGVPPTTRAVEVVNVTRPDAVDPTPVREELLSLAPQREGDFFRVPKILGD
- the crtR gene encoding beta-carotene hydroxylase, with translation MTDTLAPTSASVASTTPVPRLSVPREYLDPPAAWNPTVGLFLAGYGLAALTIWGWFVGGWPLPALLALGFLALHLEGTVIHDACHNAAHPNRIWNAVMGHGAALLLGFSFPVFTRVHLQHHAHVNDPKLDPDHIVSTFGPLWLIAPRFFYHEVFFFRHRLWRHNELFEWVLARTIFVLIVVAAARHHFLPFVFNCWFAPALMVGVTLGLFFDYLPHRPFQSRNRWHNARVYPSRLMNWLIMGQNYHLIHHLWPSIPWFEYQPAYHATKPILDAKGSPQRLGLFESRADSLNFLYDIFLGVRSHKKRRSRLRPLARLMPTRHARRRVLELLHRTAISPVR